One Candidatus Zixiibacteriota bacterium genomic window, TCTGCATTACATTCAGGACAAGACGCCACTGACACTAAACTCCTTCAAACCGTTGATAAACCGGTCAATCTGGGTGGTAGTACGTTTTTCGGTCAGGGCTACAATGAGGCAATTCGCATGGTCAGCGTACCAGCGTCCGGCATCCACACCAGCAAGAATCCCGTGTTTGGCCAAACCTTCAATAATGTCTGCTGCCGGGATTGGTGTCCTGACCGCAAACTCCCGAACGAAGGATTGATCACCCATAACCTTGAAGCCGTCAATCTTAGAGATAGCCATAGCCGCAGTCTGGGCTTTCTCAGCCGAAAGCAAAGCCACCTGTCGGAGGCCGGACTTACCCAACAACGAAAAATAAACTGTGGCTATCGTGGCACAAAGAGCCTGATTGGTGCAGATATTTGATGTCGCTTTCTCGCGCCGAATATGTTGCTCACGAGTCTGCAACACCAGCACAAAACCAGGCTTGCCGTCAATATCGGTCGTCCGTCCGGCAACGCGCCCCGGCATACTGCGCACCAGCTTCTTCCGGGTGGCAAAGAAACCCAATAGCGGGCCACCGAATGACATCGGTAGTCCAAGCGGCTGGCCTTCGCCCACCACGATGTCCGCACCATAGTCGCCGGGTGTCTTAAGCAGGGCTTGTGCGATGGGATCGACTGCCATGATAAGCAACCCACCAGCCTTGTGAATCATGCCCTCAACCGTCTCAATCTCCTCGAGAAAGCCAAAGAAATTCGGTTGTGCCATCAACACTGCTGCCGTCTTGTTGTCGATGACGGTTTTCAACCGATCAATGTCGGTAACGCCATCCTTAGTCGGAACAATTACCAGCTCAATTCCTCGTCCAGTGAGATAGGTTCTGGTAACCTCTCGAAACATGGGGCAGACAGCTTCTGAGATCAGTACTTTATTGCGACGAGTAGCCTTGACCGCCAGGATTACAGCCTCCGCGGCTGCGGATGCTCCATCATACAGCGAAGCATTGGCCGCATCCATTCCGGTCAAACGACAGATATGAGTCTGAAACTCATAAATCACCTGCAATGTACCCTGTGATACTTCCGGCTGGTAAGGCGTGTAGGCCGTCACAAACTCGGGTCGACTCACAATTGCGCTCACCGCAGCCGGAATAAAATGATCATAAACTCCACCACCGGCAAAGCTAATCAGTCCGTCTCCGCCCTCTGAAGACATGGCTTCGATCTCAGACAGCAATTCCATCTCCGAGAGTGAGGGAATATCGAGTGGCCGATCGAGACGCAGTTCCCTGGGGATTGGAGTCAGTAAGTCCTCAACGGTCGAAACCCCTATCCGGGCCAGCATCCGACGCTGGTCATCATCTGTGTTAGGTATGTACGGCATATACATCCACCGCGAACCCGGGTGGGCTCGCTACGCCTGTCAGCCGGCGATTAGTTCCTTGTAAGCCTGAGCATCCATCAGCTTGTCCAACTCCGAAGGATCCGACATCTCGACTTTGACAAACCAACCCGCTCCATAGGGATCGTTTTTGATGATTTCAGGGTCATCCTCGAGGGCGGTATTGACCTCTACGACTTTACCAGATATCGGT contains:
- the gcvPA gene encoding aminomethyl-transferring glycine dehydrogenase subunit GcvPA, with the protein product MPYIPNTDDDQRRMLARIGVSTVEDLLTPIPRELRLDRPLDIPSLSEMELLSEIEAMSSEGGDGLISFAGGGVYDHFIPAAVSAIVSRPEFVTAYTPYQPEVSQGTLQVIYEFQTHICRLTGMDAANASLYDGASAAAEAVILAVKATRRNKVLISEAVCPMFREVTRTYLTGRGIELVIVPTKDGVTDIDRLKTVIDNKTAAVLMAQPNFFGFLEEIETVEGMIHKAGGLLIMAVDPIAQALLKTPGDYGADIVVGEGQPLGLPMSFGGPLLGFFATRKKLVRSMPGRVAGRTTDIDGKPGFVLVLQTREQHIRREKATSNICTNQALCATIATVYFSLLGKSGLRQVALLSAEKAQTAAMAISKIDGFKVMGDQSFVREFAVRTPIPAADIIEGLAKHGILAGVDAGRWYADHANCLIVALTEKRTTTQIDRFINGLKEFSVSGVLS